One Spiroplasma endosymbiont of Dioctria linearis DNA segment encodes these proteins:
- a CDS encoding SPE_1075/MLC_0560 family membrane protein produces MKNLFNESMKSFSKNWKVIMVKFILLILGILLTAFGLALYQQPSVGGSQIDWLIYNVLSISIPFVKEGKVGQGVYDNYAISLTTLYIVLILFAICFSIKPTIDEYKKTKSKSAWFKFSWFILADIIITFIVPQIVGLFITPLSQMGIRELIPGARNLIFIAGFLFFVLGIAFWVKSGWLLGPFNNICKQFLRLTKINYSKGRLIIDIAILLISFAFFPFVKGEGASKTDFLLTNFGLGTICFTFLVGPLVNQILIILDKVFDYKKMNNKEDIVVNKEL; encoded by the coding sequence ATGAAAAATTTATTTAATGAAAGTATGAAGAGTTTTTCAAAAAATTGAAAAGTAATTATGGTTAAATTTATATTACTTATATTAGGTATCCTATTAACTGCATTTGGATTGGCTTTATATCAGCAACCATCTGTTGGAGGAAGTCAAATTGACTGACTTATTTATAATGTACTTTCCATCTCAATACCTTTTGTAAAAGAGGGAAAAGTTGGACAAGGAGTTTATGATAATTACGCTATAAGTTTAACAACTCTTTATATTGTTTTAATATTGTTTGCCATTTGTTTTTCAATTAAACCAACTATTGATGAATATAAAAAAACAAAAAGTAAAAGTGCTTGATTTAAATTCTCATGATTTATTTTGGCAGATATAATTATAACTTTTATAGTACCCCAAATTGTAGGTTTATTTATAACTCCTTTAAGTCAAATGGGTATTAGAGAGTTAATACCAGGAGCTAGAAATTTAATTTTTATAGCAGGTTTTTTATTTTTTGTATTAGGTATAGCCTTTTGAGTCAAATCAGGCTGATTATTAGGACCATTTAATAATATCTGTAAGCAATTTTTAAGATTAACAAAAATAAATTATTCTAAGGGCAGATTAATAATAGATATTGCAATATTGTTAATATCCTTTGCCTTTTTTCCATTTGTTAAAGGAGAAGGAGCAAGTAAAACTGATTTTTTATTAACAAACTTTGGATTAGGAACAATATGCTTTACTTTTTTAGTGGGACCTTTAGTCAATCAAATTTTAATTATTTTAGATAAGGTCTTTGATTATAAAAAAATGAATAATAAGGAAGATATTGTAGTAAATAAAGAATTATAA
- the rpmE gene encoding 50S ribosomal protein L31 produces the protein MPKANIHPQYFEAKIVCTTCSNEFMSGSTKGEEVRIDTCSNCHPFYTGKQNFANAEGRVEKFKEKFVKKDAKLAEAEKASAAQKAENEKKAKEAKK, from the coding sequence ATGCCAAAAGCAAACATACATCCACAATATTTTGAAGCTAAAATTGTTTGTACAACTTGTAGCAATGAATTCATGTCAGGATCAACAAAAGGAGAAGAAGTAAGAATAGATACTTGTTCAAATTGTCATCCTTTTTACACTGGAAAACAAAACTTTGCAAACGCAGAGGGACGTGTTGAAAAATTCAAAGAAAAATTTGTTAAAAAAGATGCTAAATTAGCTGAAGCAGAAAAAGCTTCAGCAGCTCAAAAAGCAGAAAATGAAAAAAAAGCAAAAGAAGCTAAAAAATAA
- a CDS encoding bifunctional oligoribonuclease/PAP phosphatase NrnA, which produces MKDTLIKKIKDYKNIIIAKHVSPDWDTQGSAYGLKEIILDNFKNKNVYVVGEKLNLGLREESEDILTQEVITDSILITVDVANFERVDFLFKNIVKEVFKIDHHLEDDKFGQNKIVDSSAIACTQVITLWAYKNKLNISKKAASFLYYGLVTDSGRFLFDKTNGETFQAAMILSQTGIKITDIYSDLFLKKFELAKWHNQAFGMAKFLENNSIGIIKVEEKVFKKINLGDEEIKSALSVLGGIEEVKIWLMAYQTPGSDKIKISIRSRDFDINSVAKKYNGGGHKLASGANISSWKELDKLIDDLSSLIKLKGK; this is translated from the coding sequence ATGAAAGATACTCTAATTAAAAAAATAAAGGATTATAAAAATATAATAATTGCTAAGCATGTATCTCCGGACTGAGACACCCAGGGTAGTGCGTATGGGCTTAAAGAAATTATTTTAGATAATTTTAAAAATAAAAATGTTTATGTTGTAGGAGAAAAACTTAATTTGGGTTTAAGAGAAGAATCTGAAGATATTTTAACTCAGGAAGTAATAACTGATTCTATTTTAATAACAGTGGATGTTGCAAATTTTGAAAGAGTGGATTTTTTATTTAAAAATATTGTCAAGGAAGTTTTTAAAATAGATCATCACTTAGAAGATGATAAATTTGGACAAAATAAAATTGTTGATTCAAGTGCAATTGCTTGTACTCAAGTTATAACTCTTTGGGCTTATAAAAATAAATTAAATATTTCAAAAAAGGCAGCTAGTTTTTTATACTATGGTTTAGTAACTGACTCTGGAAGATTTCTTTTTGACAAAACAAATGGAGAAACTTTTCAAGCTGCAATGATACTTTCTCAAACTGGAATAAAAATTACTGATATTTATTCTGACTTATTTTTAAAAAAATTTGAGTTAGCAAAGTGACATAATCAAGCTTTTGGAATGGCCAAATTTTTAGAAAACAACTCTATTGGAATTATTAAAGTTGAGGAAAAAGTTTTTAAAAAAATAAATCTTGGAGATGAGGAAATAAAAAGTGCTTTAAGCGTTTTAGGAGGTATTGAGGAAGTCAAAATTTGACTTATGGCTTATCAAACTCCTGGAAGCGATAAAATAAAAATCTCTATTAGAAGTAGAGATTTTGATATAAACTCAGTGGCAAAAAAATATAATGGTGGTGGGCATAAGCTAGCATCAGGAGCTAATATTAGCAGTTGGAAGGAATTAGATAAATTAATTGATGATTTATCTAGTTTAATTAAATTAAAGGGGAAATAA
- a CDS encoding thymidine kinase encodes MNYRMNLNSKRGWIELITGCMFAGKTEEFIKRLNRYKHAQQNVLVFKPLIDTRYSKEDVFSHSGMRIESVTVKDSEEIYKIFKEQNAKQKIDIIGIDEVQFLDDNVVDVISKIADEGVIAIVNGLDKDFKNNPFKNVDRLLVEAEYVDKLSAICHSCGGNASRTQRIIDGKPAKANEPIIVISANEKYEARCRHCYIKPE; translated from the coding sequence ATGAATTACAGAATGAACTTGAATAGTAAAAGAGGTTGAATTGAGCTAATAACTGGTTGTATGTTTGCTGGTAAAACTGAAGAATTTATTAAAAGGTTAAATAGATACAAACATGCTCAACAAAATGTTTTAGTCTTTAAACCTTTAATAGATACAAGATACTCAAAAGAAGATGTATTTTCACACTCTGGAATGAGAATTGAATCAGTTACTGTTAAAGATAGTGAAGAAATTTATAAAATTTTTAAAGAGCAAAATGCAAAGCAAAAAATTGATATAATAGGTATTGATGAAGTTCAATTTTTAGATGATAATGTTGTTGATGTCATATCTAAAATTGCTGATGAGGGTGTCATTGCAATTGTTAATGGTTTAGACAAAGATTTTAAAAATAATCCATTTAAAAATGTGGACAGATTACTTGTTGAAGCTGAATATGTTGATAAGTTAAGTGCCATATGTCATTCATGTGGTGGTAATGCTAGTAGAACTCAAAGAATAATTGATGGTAAACCAGCAAAGGCAAATGAACCAATAATTGTAATTTCGGCAAATGAAAAATATGAGGCTAGATGTAGACATTGTTACATTAAGCCAGAATAG
- the prfA gene encoding peptide chain release factor 1, whose translation MNKKTLEALDVMENRVNSIDEIIQKEETLKDIKLLTELNKERSNLEEIVQKYQEYKKVNKDIEEAKLILETEKEEEMRGLAKLQLEEEQIAIEVIEKDLELLLLPKDPNDDKNVIFEIRGAAGGDEANIFAGDLFRLYTKYAEKNNWKIDVIDANESTAGGFSQISFMLKGDKVYSKMKFESGSHRVQRVPKTESKGRIQTSTATVAVLPEVSDVEVDIKTADLRIDTYRASGAGGQHINTTDSAVRITHIPTGIVAASQDGRSQHDNKDKAMTLLRARIYEAELEKQQSEAASMRKNAVGTGARSEKIRTYNYAQNRVTDHRVNLTLNKLDQVMEGNLDEIIVELINDEQKNMITQHIQG comes from the coding sequence ATGAATAAGAAAACCTTAGAAGCTTTAGACGTAATGGAAAATAGAGTTAACTCAATTGATGAAATAATTCAAAAGGAAGAAACTTTAAAAGATATTAAACTCTTAACAGAGTTAAATAAAGAGAGATCAAATTTAGAAGAAATTGTTCAAAAGTATCAAGAGTATAAAAAAGTTAATAAGGATATTGAGGAAGCAAAACTAATTTTAGAAACTGAAAAAGAAGAAGAAATGAGAGGTCTTGCTAAACTTCAATTAGAAGAAGAACAAATAGCTATTGAAGTTATTGAAAAAGATTTAGAACTTCTATTACTGCCCAAAGATCCTAATGATGATAAAAATGTTATTTTTGAAATTAGAGGTGCTGCAGGTGGAGATGAAGCAAATATTTTTGCAGGAGATTTATTTAGACTATATACAAAATATGCTGAAAAAAATAACTGAAAAATTGATGTAATTGATGCTAATGAATCAACAGCGGGTGGATTTAGTCAAATCTCTTTTATGTTAAAGGGAGATAAGGTTTATTCAAAAATGAAATTTGAGTCTGGAAGTCACAGAGTTCAAAGAGTTCCTAAAACTGAATCAAAAGGTAGAATTCAAACTTCAACTGCAACTGTTGCAGTTCTTCCAGAGGTTAGTGATGTTGAAGTTGATATTAAAACAGCGGATTTAAGAATCGATACTTATAGAGCATCTGGTGCAGGTGGACAACATATTAATACAACTGACTCAGCTGTAAGAATTACACATATTCCAACGGGGATAGTTGCAGCATCACAAGATGGAAGAAGTCAACATGATAATAAAGATAAAGCAATGACTTTATTAAGAGCAAGAATTTATGAAGCAGAGCTTGAAAAACAACAAAGTGAAGCTGCAAGTATGAGAAAAAATGCTGTTGGTACAGGAGCAAGAAGTGAAAAAATTAGAACTTACAATTATGCTCAAAATAGAGTTACAGACCATAGAGTAAACTTAACTTTAAATAAGTTGGACCAGGTAATGGAAGGTAATTTGGATGAAATTATTGTTGAATTAATTAATGATGAACAAAAAAATATGATTACTCAACATATACAAGGTTAA
- the prmC gene encoding peptide chain release factor N(5)-glutamine methyltransferase — protein sequence MNIYKLKQKYVPLVFTSNDFKEIIIHVTNKSDFNFLTDMSLSKSELDLFLKIAEIFLETKKPLSYILNNKYFYKYDFFVNEYVLIPRQETECIVEEVIKYDLKNKNLFDICCGSGCIGITLKNLQPEVNLYLTDISPQAIKVAKLNLKKHNKRAKTFISDFLNIFEQTKIIPDFITINPPYIKLSDLHIENSVKNFEPHLALFAKQEGLEFYKILVNKLDFLFQLNSKLVIFCEFGFEQKEEIENIFSGKIVKYNIDFKKDYSNNWRMFIITSKEIYGK from the coding sequence ATGAATATTTATAAACTAAAGCAAAAATATGTGCCATTAGTATTTACATCAAATGACTTTAAAGAAATAATAATTCATGTAACAAATAAATCTGATTTTAACTTTTTAACTGATATGTCTTTATCAAAAAGTGAATTAGATTTATTTTTAAAAATAGCTGAAATATTTTTAGAAACTAAAAAACCTCTTTCTTATATCTTAAACAATAAATATTTTTATAAATATGATTTTTTTGTAAATGAATATGTTTTGATACCAAGACAAGAAACAGAGTGTATAGTTGAAGAAGTTATAAAATATGATCTTAAAAATAAGAATTTATTTGATATATGTTGTGGAAGTGGTTGCATAGGTATAACTTTGAAAAACTTACAGCCTGAAGTTAATTTATATTTAACTGACATTTCACCACAAGCTATTAAAGTTGCAAAATTAAATTTAAAGAAGCATAATAAAAGGGCTAAAACTTTCATATCTGATTTTCTAAACATTTTTGAACAGACTAAGATAATTCCTGACTTTATTACAATTAATCCTCCATATATTAAATTATCAGATTTACATATTGAAAATAGTGTTAAAAACTTTGAACCTCATTTAGCTCTTTTTGCAAAACAAGAAGGTCTAGAATTTTATAAAATATTAGTAAATAAATTAGATTTCCTATTTCAATTAAATAGTAAATTAGTTATTTTTTGTGAGTTCGGATTTGAGCAAAAGGAGGAAATAGAAAATATTTTTTCTGGAAAGATAGTAAAATATAATATAGATTTCAAAAAAGATTATTCAAATAATTGAAGAATGTTTATAATTACTTCTAAGGAGATTTATGGAAAATAA